In Paenibacillus sp. G2S3, a single window of DNA contains:
- the sigG gene encoding RNA polymerase sporulation sigma factor SigG — MTRNKVEICGVDTAKLPVLTNVEMRQLFTSLQQQGERSAREKLVNGNLRLVLSVIQRFNNRGEFVDDLFQVGCIGLMKAIDNFDLSQNVKFSTYAVPMIIGEIRRYLRDNNPIRVSRSLRDIAYKALQVRDSLTNQNSREPTIFEISEALGVPKEDVVFALDAIQDPVSLFEPIYHDGGDPIYVMDQISDDKNKDVSWIEEIALREAMRKLGQREKRILSMRFFEGKTQMEVADEIGISQAQVSRLEKSAIQQMQKYVKS, encoded by the coding sequence ATGACCCGAAATAAAGTCGAGATTTGCGGTGTGGATACTGCTAAGCTGCCTGTTCTAACGAATGTGGAAATGCGGCAACTGTTCACTTCGCTGCAGCAGCAGGGCGAGCGATCCGCCAGAGAGAAATTGGTAAATGGTAATCTTAGGCTCGTTCTAAGTGTTATCCAGAGGTTCAATAATAGGGGAGAATTTGTTGACGATTTGTTTCAGGTGGGCTGCATCGGACTGATGAAAGCCATCGATAATTTCGATTTATCACAAAACGTTAAGTTCTCCACATATGCAGTTCCGATGATTATTGGTGAGATCCGCCGTTACTTGCGTGATAACAATCCGATTCGAGTATCGCGTTCACTCAGAGACATTGCTTATAAGGCGCTGCAGGTACGCGATAGTCTGACCAATCAGAATTCGCGGGAACCGACGATATTCGAAATCTCTGAAGCACTTGGTGTACCGAAGGAAGATGTAGTCTTTGCCCTTGATGCTATTCAGGATCCAGTGTCCTTATTCGAACCGATCTATCATGACGGTGGCGATCCTATTTATGTAATGGACCAGATTAGCGATGATAAGAATAAGGATGTGTCGTGGATCGAAGAAATCGCCTTACGTGAAGCGATGCGAAAGTTAGGTCAAAGGGAGAAACGAATTTTATCTATGCGGTTTTTCGAAGGGAAAACTCAAATGGAAGTCGCAGATGAGATTGGTATCTCACAGGCACAGGTCTCACGTCTAGAAAAATCTGCGATTCAGCAAATGCAAAAGTATGTGAAGTCTTAA
- the sigE gene encoding RNA polymerase sporulation sigma factor SigE, producing MMVKWKIALQLQYYRMLFLLGLKSQEIYYIGGSEALPPPLTREEEEYLLQRLSSGDAAVRAMLIERNLRLVVYIARKFENTGINIEDLVSIGAIGLIKAVNTFDPEKKIKLATYASRCIENEILMYLRRNSKTRSEVSFDEPLNIDWDGNELLLSDVLGTENDTIYRNIEEQVDRKLLQKALEKLSERERLIMELRFGLRGGEEKTQKDVADLLGISQSYISRLEKRIIKRLRKEFNKMV from the coding sequence ATAATGGTCAAATGGAAAATTGCTCTGCAGCTGCAATATTACCGCATGCTGTTTCTACTGGGGCTGAAGAGTCAGGAAATCTATTATATCGGCGGGAGCGAGGCTCTACCTCCACCGCTGACACGGGAAGAAGAAGAGTATCTGCTTCAGCGGCTATCTAGCGGCGATGCTGCTGTTCGTGCGATGCTGATTGAGCGTAACCTGCGCCTCGTAGTGTATATCGCTCGTAAATTTGAGAATACCGGAATCAATATTGAAGACCTGGTTTCGATAGGGGCTATCGGATTAATTAAGGCGGTTAACACATTTGATCCCGAGAAAAAAATAAAACTAGCTACTTATGCATCACGTTGCATAGAGAATGAAATTTTGATGTATCTGCGGCGTAATAGCAAGACACGGAGTGAGGTTTCTTTTGATGAGCCTCTTAACATCGATTGGGATGGTAATGAGTTGCTGCTCTCAGACGTATTAGGGACGGAAAATGATACCATTTATCGGAACATTGAAGAACAGGTCGACCGCAAGCTGCTGCAAAAGGCGCTGGAAAAGCTGAGTGAACGGGAAAGACTCATTATGGAGCTGCGATTCGGACTGCGTGGAGGCGAAGAAAAGACACAAAAAGATGTGGCGGATCTGCTCGGCATTTCCCAATCTTACATTTCTCGTCTGGAGAAACGAATTATTAAGCGGCTGCGTAAGGAGTTTAACAAGATGGTGTAA
- the spoIIGA gene encoding sigma-E processing peptidase SpoIIGA yields MVVYIDLIFAANLVIDGILLWLTGWMVKLRISWWRLILSALVGALYVVMMFVPELSFMYTFLIKFGLSVVMLWIAFGFGSLQSYLRTMGAFYIINFAAAGGIVGIHYLLQSSSDIWNGIMFTASGGHAYGLKIGFWFVIAVFPLVLICFKAVHSSRIRREQLETYIGEVVVEIDGVSVSCPGLLDTGNRLCDPLTRIPVMVMESTLWEGHLPAAWKGRLTQDGADRLLLETDGQSFAWQDRMRLVPYRGINRGASFMLALKPDLVTIKLGEDIFYSKRVLIGLDGGTLSGDGAYRAVIHPDLTQKESATDAALPS; encoded by the coding sequence CTGGTTGTTTATATTGACTTGATATTCGCCGCCAATCTAGTGATCGACGGAATTCTTTTGTGGCTGACAGGCTGGATGGTTAAGCTGAGAATCTCATGGTGGCGTTTAATCCTCTCAGCTCTCGTTGGCGCACTGTATGTAGTGATGATGTTTGTACCGGAGCTGTCTTTCATGTATACCTTCCTTATCAAGTTTGGATTGTCGGTGGTTATGTTATGGATTGCCTTTGGTTTTGGGAGTCTGCAAAGCTACCTTCGTACTATGGGAGCTTTCTATATTATCAATTTTGCAGCCGCAGGTGGAATTGTTGGTATTCACTATTTGCTGCAGAGCTCCAGCGACATTTGGAATGGTATTATGTTCACTGCTTCAGGAGGGCATGCCTACGGCCTAAAGATCGGCTTCTGGTTTGTCATTGCAGTATTCCCCCTGGTGTTAATCTGCTTCAAGGCAGTGCATTCTTCACGAATCAGAAGGGAGCAGCTTGAAACCTATATCGGTGAGGTGGTTGTTGAAATTGATGGTGTAAGTGTTTCCTGTCCTGGCCTGTTAGACACAGGTAATCGTCTCTGTGATCCTTTGACCCGCATACCGGTGATGGTGATGGAATCGACGCTCTGGGAGGGGCATCTGCCTGCTGCATGGAAAGGGAGACTCACTCAGGATGGTGCGGACAGACTTTTGCTAGAAACGGACGGGCAGTCGTTTGCTTGGCAGGATAGGATGCGACTAGTACCTTACAGGGGGATTAACCGAGGGGCATCATTTATGCTCGCACTGAAGCCAGACCTTGTGACGATAAAGCTCGGTGAAGATATCTTTTATAGTAAAAGAGTCTTAATTGGGCTGGATGGCGGGACACTCTCAGGAGATGGAGCCTATCGGGCGGTCATACATCCGGATTTAACGCAAAAAGAGAGCGCCACTGATGCAGCACTACCTTCCTAA